The Pseudosulfitobacter pseudonitzschiae genome includes a region encoding these proteins:
- a CDS encoding ABC transporter ATP-binding protein, translating into MSVLSINGLSISLPTGADRELAVKDCTYDIAKGEILCVVGESGSGKSMTANALMGLLPEGLAVAKGTAIFGSTDILQISEAEQRALRGDRIAMIFQEPMTALNPLMRIGDQIAEVFEAHKRHSPSERKSRALDLVREVGLPDPEKIIRAFPFQLSGGQRQRAMIAMSLALEPELLIADEPTTALDVTTQAQILKLILDLRERRGMAVMFITHDFGVVAEIADRVIVMRHGEIVERGTATEVLEAPQHDYTKRLLEAIPTGQVPQSVAVDSQPALEIHHLEKTYLTGGGLFRPRRDVRAIADVSLTIAKGEVLGLVGESGSGKSTLGRAIVRLVTPDAGEILVGGTDMAALSESELRAARHKVQMVFQDPYASLNPRQRILRALTDGPIAKGVPRDKARARARELMDTVGLGAEAVDRFPHEFSGGQRQRIGIARALAMDPELIIADEAVSALDVSIQAQVLDLLRDLRRKFELSILFITHDLRVAAQLCDRIAVMQKGQLVEIGPVSEVFLNPQHAYTQKLLAAVPGGGWGKAAE; encoded by the coding sequence ATGAGCGTTCTGTCCATCAATGGCCTGTCCATTTCATTGCCAACGGGCGCCGACCGCGAATTGGCCGTAAAAGACTGCACCTATGACATCGCCAAGGGCGAAATCCTGTGCGTCGTGGGCGAATCCGGGTCTGGCAAGTCGATGACCGCCAATGCGCTGATGGGCTTGCTGCCCGAAGGGCTGGCGGTTGCAAAGGGCACCGCCATCTTCGGCAGCACCGACATTCTTCAGATCTCCGAGGCCGAGCAGCGCGCCTTGCGTGGTGACCGCATCGCGATGATCTTTCAGGAACCGATGACCGCGCTGAACCCGCTGATGCGGATCGGTGACCAGATTGCCGAGGTGTTCGAGGCACACAAACGGCACAGCCCCTCCGAACGCAAATCGCGCGCGCTGGATCTGGTCCGCGAGGTCGGTCTGCCCGATCCCGAAAAGATCATCCGTGCCTTTCCCTTTCAGTTGTCCGGTGGCCAGCGCCAACGCGCCATGATCGCAATGTCTCTGGCGCTTGAACCGGAACTGCTGATCGCGGATGAACCGACAACCGCACTTGATGTCACCACACAGGCGCAAATCCTCAAGTTGATCCTTGATCTGCGCGAGCGGCGCGGGATGGCGGTGATGTTCATTACCCACGACTTTGGCGTCGTGGCCGAAATTGCCGACAGGGTGATCGTCATGCGCCACGGCGAGATCGTCGAACGCGGCACAGCCACCGAGGTTCTCGAAGCACCGCAGCACGACTACACAAAGCGCCTGCTAGAAGCGATCCCCACGGGACAGGTACCCCAATCTGTTGCCGTCGACAGCCAGCCGGCGCTTGAAATCCACCACCTCGAGAAAACCTATCTGACGGGTGGCGGCCTGTTCCGCCCGCGCCGCGATGTGCGTGCGATTGCCGATGTATCGCTGACCATTGCCAAGGGCGAGGTGCTTGGCCTTGTCGGGGAATCCGGATCGGGAAAATCGACGCTTGGCCGCGCAATCGTGCGGCTGGTTACGCCCGACGCGGGCGAGATTCTGGTGGGCGGCACCGATATGGCGGCCCTCTCCGAAAGCGAGTTGCGGGCGGCACGTCACAAGGTGCAGATGGTGTTTCAAGACCCTTACGCCTCACTTAACCCGCGCCAACGCATCCTGCGGGCGCTGACCGACGGCCCGATTGCCAAAGGCGTGCCCAGGGACAAGGCCCGCGCCCGTGCCCGCGAATTGATGGACACCGTGGGCCTTGGTGCCGAAGCTGTAGACCGCTTTCCGCACGAGTTTTCCGGCGGACAGCGTCAGCGTATCGGCATCGCCCGCGCACTGGCGATGGACCCCGAACTGATTATCGCCGACGAAGCTGTCTCGGCGCTTGATGTATCTATTCAGGCGCAAGTCCTTGATCTGTTGCGCGACTTGCGCCGCAAATTTGAACTGTCGATACTGTTCATCACCCATGACTTGCGTGTGGCGGCCCAGCTTTGTGACCGGATCGCCGTGATGCAAAAGGGACAACTGGTCGAGATCGGCCCGGTCTCCGAGGTTTTCCTGAACCCGCAGCACGCATACACCCAGAAACTGCTCGCCGCCGTGCCGGGCGGAGGCTGGGGCAAGGCCGCCGAATGA
- a CDS encoding capsule biosynthesis protein — MTHTTADQRVFLFLQGPHGPFFNRLGKMLRRADATVCRVGFNAGDRAFWFHPSSYIPYRGTAGDWPQTFADLCAARNITDIVLYGDTRPIHASAVAEAKRRGITVHVFEEGYMRPYWVTYERGGTNGNSRLMGMSIAQMQKALAMSDMEAPLPPAHWGDMRQHVFYGALYHWFVMFRNGDYRNFRAHRSISVTKEFQLYLRRLLLMPVHAIDRRISTLRVRHGGFPYHLALLQLEHDSSFQQHSPFDTMTDFLRVVIEGFAKGAPTHHHLVFKDHPLEDGRVPVRRAVRKLAREYDVAERVHYVRGGKLAGLMNEARSAVTVNSTAGQQVLWRGIPLKVFGRAVYNQPEFVSDQPLADFFKGATRPDNKAYKDYRRYLLETSQLPGGYYSSRGRRQLLRHVVDMMLSPEDPYDALESGTAAPRQQLRLVN; from the coding sequence ATGACGCACACCACCGCCGATCAACGCGTATTCCTGTTTCTACAGGGCCCCCACGGACCATTTTTCAACCGTCTTGGAAAAATGCTGCGCCGTGCGGATGCAACGGTGTGCCGTGTCGGATTTAATGCGGGCGACCGTGCGTTCTGGTTTCATCCGTCCAGCTATATCCCCTATCGCGGCACCGCCGGGGATTGGCCGCAGACCTTTGCTGATCTGTGCGCCGCCCGCAACATCACTGACATTGTGCTGTATGGTGACACCCGCCCTATTCACGCCAGCGCCGTGGCCGAGGCAAAGCGGCGCGGCATCACGGTGCATGTCTTCGAAGAAGGCTATATGCGCCCCTATTGGGTTACGTACGAGCGGGGCGGCACCAACGGAAACTCGCGGCTGATGGGAATGAGCATTGCGCAGATGCAAAAGGCGCTGGCCATGTCCGACATGGAGGCCCCCCTGCCGCCCGCCCACTGGGGGGACATGCGCCAGCATGTGTTTTACGGCGCGCTTTATCATTGGTTCGTGATGTTCCGGAACGGCGACTATCGCAATTTCCGCGCCCACCGCAGCATCAGCGTGACCAAGGAATTCCAGCTTTACCTGCGGCGTCTGCTGCTGATGCCCGTCCATGCCATTGACCGGCGGATCAGCACGCTGCGGGTGCGGCACGGCGGCTTTCCCTATCATCTGGCGCTGCTCCAACTGGAACACGACTCCAGTTTCCAGCAACATTCGCCCTTTGACACAATGACCGATTTTCTAAGGGTCGTGATCGAAGGCTTTGCCAAGGGAGCACCGACGCACCACCATCTTGTGTTCAAGGATCACCCGCTGGAAGATGGACGCGTGCCGGTGCGCCGCGCCGTGCGCAAGCTGGCGCGTGAATACGATGTCGCAGAGCGTGTGCATTATGTGCGCGGCGGCAAGTTGGCGGGGCTGATGAACGAAGCGCGCAGCGCCGTCACCGTCAATTCCACCGCAGGCCAACAGGTGCTGTGGCGGGGCATCCCGCTAAAGGTTTTTGGCCGCGCGGTCTATAACCAGCCCGAATTTGTCTCGGACCAACCACTGGCCGACTTCTTCAAGGGGGCCACCCGTCCCGACAACAAGGCCTATAAGGACTACCGCCGCTACTTGCTGGAAACCTCGCAGCTGCCCGGCGGTTACTATTCCTCGCGCGGGCGGCGACAATTGCTGCGCCATGTGGTCGATATGATGCTTTCGCCCGAAGATCCCTATGACGCACTTGAATCCGGCACCGCGGCTCCCAGGCAACAGTTGCGGTTGGTCAACTGA
- a CDS encoding polysaccharide biosynthesis/export family protein: MVLAVVSSCGLPQVGPNKRQIFAGSVQRQGDSFIVSVNDRVTRATSVVPALGFSQSFKAASQLGSDTIQPGDVLGLTIWENVDDGLLAGEMQNATQLEEVQVDGAGFIFVPYAGRIRAAGNSPEAIRRIITAKLEEQTPDPQVQVRRVAGDGSTVSLIGSIGGQGVYAIERPTRTLGAMLARAGGVTIEPEIAQVTVTRGGQRGKIWLQDLYDHPELDIALRGGDRILVEEDTRAFTALGATGGQARVPFESQNMSALEAIAQVGGLNPATADPTGIFVMRNEEPEIANSVLGRSDLQGAQRMVYVLDLTQPNGMFEARDFLIRDGDTLYVTEAPYTQFTKILSALTGPAGSVNSLSSLAGN; encoded by the coding sequence ATGGTATTGGCTGTTGTCAGCTCTTGTGGCTTGCCTCAGGTTGGCCCCAACAAACGACAGATTTTCGCAGGATCGGTGCAGCGGCAGGGCGATTCCTTTATCGTTTCGGTCAACGACCGCGTCACGCGCGCCACCTCTGTGGTACCTGCGCTGGGCTTTTCGCAATCGTTCAAAGCCGCCTCGCAACTGGGCTCGGACACGATCCAGCCGGGCGATGTGCTGGGCCTGACGATCTGGGAAAATGTCGATGACGGCCTGCTGGCTGGCGAGATGCAGAACGCCACCCAGCTGGAAGAGGTGCAGGTTGACGGTGCCGGATTTATCTTTGTGCCCTATGCTGGCCGCATCCGCGCCGCAGGCAACAGCCCCGAAGCCATCCGGCGCATCATCACAGCCAAGCTAGAAGAGCAGACACCAGACCCACAGGTGCAAGTGCGCCGCGTCGCTGGTGACGGCTCGACCGTGTCACTGATCGGGTCGATTGGCGGTCAGGGTGTTTACGCCATCGAACGACCCACGCGCACGCTGGGGGCCATGCTGGCCCGCGCAGGCGGCGTGACCATCGAACCCGAAATTGCCCAAGTAACCGTGACCCGTGGCGGCCAACGTGGCAAGATCTGGTTGCAAGACCTCTATGACCATCCCGAACTGGACATCGCCCTGCGCGGCGGCGACCGGATTCTGGTCGAGGAAGACACCCGCGCCTTTACCGCGCTGGGTGCGACGGGCGGTCAGGCCCGCGTGCCCTTTGAAAGCCAGAACATGAGCGCGCTGGAAGCCATTGCGCAAGTCGGCGGCCTGAATCCTGCGACAGCCGATCCCACCGGCATTTTTGTGATGCGCAACGAAGAGCCCGAGATTGCCAATTCGGTTCTGGGCCGCAGCGACCTGCAAGGGGCGCAGCGGATGGTCTATGTTCTGGATCTGACACAGCCCAACGGCATGTTCGAAGCGCGCGATTTCCTGATCCGCGACGGCGATACGCTCTATGTCACCGAAGCACCATATACACAGTTCACCAAGATACTCTCGGCGCTGACCGGCCCTGCGGGCTCGGTCAACTCGCTGTCCAGTCTTGCCGGAAACTAA
- a CDS encoding ABC transporter permease, with protein sequence MSLWSRFATNRAAVFGLVVLIAVILLALFAPVMFPNGPWQMVQRPFLVPLTTDGLPLGTDTLGRNVLAGLIYGARVSLLVGLVSTVMALLIGVPLGALAGFYGGWVDECAMRFTEFFQTIPNFALAIVLVAILEPSLTSITISIAIVSWPPVARLVRAEVMSVTRREYVDAARLAGLSNMHILTRQVLPNTVSPIIVMASLMVATAILLESSLSFLGLGDPNIMSWGYQIGAARTVIRSAWWLSFFPGVAIVLTVLALNLIGEGLNDALNPHLIRKGKS encoded by the coding sequence ATGAGTCTCTGGTCCCGCTTCGCAACCAACCGCGCCGCAGTTTTCGGCCTTGTCGTTTTGATTGCTGTTATCCTTCTCGCGCTGTTCGCGCCGGTGATGTTTCCCAACGGGCCCTGGCAAATGGTGCAGCGACCGTTCCTTGTGCCCCTGACCACCGACGGGCTGCCACTGGGCACCGACACGCTGGGCCGCAATGTTCTGGCGGGGCTGATCTATGGTGCGCGGGTGTCGCTTCTGGTGGGGCTGGTGTCGACGGTGATGGCGCTGCTGATCGGGGTGCCGTTGGGCGCGCTGGCGGGGTTCTATGGCGGTTGGGTCGATGAATGCGCCATGCGCTTTACCGAGTTTTTCCAGACCATCCCCAACTTTGCCCTCGCCATCGTGCTGGTGGCGATCCTCGAACCCTCACTGACCTCGATCACCATTTCCATCGCGATCGTGTCATGGCCGCCCGTCGCGCGTCTGGTGCGGGCCGAAGTCATGTCTGTCACGCGGCGCGAATACGTCGATGCCGCCCGCCTTGCCGGTCTGTCCAATATGCACATCCTGACCCGTCAGGTGCTGCCCAATACCGTCTCGCCCATCATCGTGATGGCATCGCTGATGGTTGCAACCGCGATCCTGCTGGAAAGCTCGCTGTCCTTTCTGGGGCTGGGTGATCCGAACATCATGTCGTGGGGCTATCAGATTGGTGCGGCACGCACGGTAATCCGGTCGGCATGGTGGCTGTCGTTCTTTCCGGGTGTTGCCATCGTGCTGACCGTGCTTGCGCTGAACCTGATCGGTGAAGGGCTGAACGATGCGCTGAACCCGCATCTGATCCGGAAAGGCAAATCATGA
- a CDS encoding ABC transporter substrate-binding protein: MKHLKLTTFLVAAMLATGAAAQQDGGRLDLIVQPEPPGLMLGLVQNGPTQMVAGQIYEGLLRYNTDLEPQPSLAKSWEIAEDGMTYTFHLNEGVTWHDGTPFSAEDVVFTTKFLQDNHARFRAAFSHVESVDAPDANTVVINMKEPYGPFINAFEAGSMPIVPKHIYEGTDYATNEMNATPIGTGPYKFVEWSKGSYIHLTKNDDYYIDGLPHIEDLYYRVVPDAASRAVAFETGEVSVLPGGAVENWDVKRLTEMDGVCSTSKGWEFFAPHAWMWLNNREGPTADKRFRQAVMFALDREFVKDVVWNGFGTVPTGPVSSKTNFYTDDVPQYPHDPEKAKELLAEMNYDGTPVRVLPLPYGETWQRWAEAVKQNLEEVGIKVDIDSADVAGWNEKTASWDYDMAFTYLYQYGDPALGVARNYTADQIKKGSPWNNVEGYENPELDKMWAAAAIEPDNEKRQEMYTEIQQQIVEDVPVAWLLEIEFPTIYRCNIKNLITTGIGLNDGLRDAWIEQ, from the coding sequence ATGAAACATCTGAAACTGACAACATTCCTTGTGGCCGCGATGCTGGCCACCGGCGCCGCGGCGCAACAAGACGGCGGGCGTCTTGACCTGATCGTACAACCCGAGCCACCCGGCCTGATGCTGGGCCTTGTGCAGAACGGTCCCACCCAGATGGTCGCGGGCCAGATTTACGAGGGTCTGCTGCGGTACAACACCGACCTTGAACCGCAACCCTCGCTGGCGAAAAGCTGGGAGATTGCGGAAGACGGCATGACTTATACGTTCCATCTGAACGAGGGTGTCACATGGCATGACGGCACGCCGTTCTCTGCCGAGGACGTGGTGTTTACCACCAAGTTCCTGCAAGACAACCATGCGCGTTTCCGCGCGGCCTTCAGCCATGTGGAAAGCGTCGATGCGCCTGACGCCAACACCGTCGTGATCAATATGAAAGAGCCTTATGGCCCGTTCATAAACGCCTTCGAGGCAGGCTCGATGCCGATTGTGCCCAAGCACATCTACGAAGGCACGGATTATGCCACCAACGAGATGAACGCCACGCCCATCGGCACCGGCCCCTACAAGTTCGTCGAATGGAGCAAAGGCAGCTATATCCATCTGACCAAGAACGATGACTACTACATCGACGGTCTGCCACACATCGAAGACCTGTATTACCGCGTGGTGCCCGACGCGGCCTCGCGTGCTGTGGCCTTCGAGACCGGTGAAGTCTCTGTCCTGCCCGGTGGCGCGGTCGAAAACTGGGATGTGAAACGGCTGACCGAGATGGACGGCGTGTGCTCCACTTCCAAGGGCTGGGAATTCTTTGCGCCCCACGCATGGATGTGGCTGAACAACCGCGAAGGGCCGACCGCAGACAAGCGTTTCCGCCAAGCCGTCATGTTCGCACTGGATCGCGAATTTGTAAAAGACGTGGTCTGGAACGGCTTTGGCACAGTGCCAACCGGCCCTGTGTCGTCCAAGACAAACTTCTATACCGATGATGTTCCGCAGTACCCGCATGACCCTGAAAAGGCCAAGGAACTGCTGGCGGAGATGAACTATGACGGCACACCGGTGCGCGTGTTGCCCCTGCCCTATGGCGAGACATGGCAGCGTTGGGCCGAGGCGGTAAAGCAGAACCTCGAAGAGGTCGGCATCAAAGTTGACATCGATTCAGCCGATGTTGCGGGTTGGAACGAGAAGACGGCCAGCTGGGACTATGACATGGCCTTTACCTATCTGTACCAATACGGCGACCCCGCATTGGGTGTGGCGCGGAACTATACCGCTGACCAGATCAAAAAGGGCAGCCCGTGGAACAACGTCGAGGGATATGAAAACCCCGAGTTGGACAAGATGTGGGCGGCTGCCGCAATCGAGCCCGACAACGAAAAGCGGCAAGAGATGTATACCGAAATCCAGCAACAGATCGTCGAGGACGTTCCCGTCGCTTGGCTGTTGGAAATCGAGTTTCCCACCATCTACCGCTGCAACATCAAGAACCTGATCACCACGGGCATCGGCCTGAACGACGGGCTGCGCGACGCCTGGATCGAACAGTAA
- a CDS encoding ABC transporter permease, with the protein MAIAGTILGRLLKAALTLLAIAVLNFFLIHAAPGDPAAVLAGEAGAADEQMIADLRAQFGLDKPLYVQLFTYVGNILTLDLGYSFRQGAPVLDLILERLPATLILTLTAFWISLLAGVALGVAASARVGKFTDSLITGTALLFYATPLYWAALMAVLVFSVQLGWLPGFGYETVGSGYGGFDRAIDILKHLILPALTLGLFFMAVYMRMTRASMLEVAQQDFVKTARAKGLAPATIRRRHILRNALLPVVTLAGLQAGQLVGGAVLTETVFAWPGIGRLMFESLAARDYNTILGVFLVSAAMVIIFNIITDIVYRLIDPRIGHKA; encoded by the coding sequence ATGGCCATTGCCGGAACGATCCTTGGGCGACTGCTCAAGGCGGCGCTGACGCTTCTTGCCATTGCTGTGCTGAACTTTTTCCTGATCCACGCCGCACCGGGAGATCCGGCAGCCGTGCTGGCGGGTGAAGCGGGCGCAGCAGACGAACAAATGATCGCCGACCTGCGCGCGCAGTTCGGTCTTGATAAGCCTCTTTACGTCCAGCTTTTTACCTATGTGGGCAATATCCTGACCCTCGACCTTGGCTATTCCTTCCGTCAGGGCGCACCGGTGCTGGATCTAATCCTTGAACGGCTGCCTGCCACACTGATCCTGACGCTGACCGCGTTCTGGATTTCGCTGCTTGCAGGTGTGGCGCTGGGAGTTGCCGCATCCGCACGTGTGGGCAAATTCACCGACAGCCTGATAACGGGTACGGCGCTGCTGTTCTATGCCACTCCGCTCTATTGGGCTGCGTTGATGGCAGTGCTGGTGTTTTCGGTGCAACTGGGCTGGTTGCCCGGATTTGGCTATGAAACCGTTGGCAGCGGCTATGGCGGATTTGACCGCGCTATCGACATTCTCAAACACCTGATCCTGCCCGCGCTGACCTTAGGCCTGTTCTTTATGGCGGTTTACATGCGGATGACCCGTGCCTCGATGCTGGAAGTGGCGCAGCAGGATTTTGTCAAAACCGCACGCGCCAAGGGTTTGGCCCCTGCCACCATCCGACGCCGCCATATCCTGCGCAATGCGCTGCTGCCTGTGGTCACGCTGGCGGGGCTTCAGGCCGGTCAACTGGTCGGCGGTGCCGTGCTGACCGAGACCGTCTTTGCATGGCCCGGCATCGGCCGCCTGATGTTCGAGAGCCTTGCCGCACGCGACTACAACACCATCCTCGGTGTGTTTCTTGTCTCTGCGGCGATGGTCATCATTTTCAACATCATCACCGATATCGTCTACCGGCTGATTGACCCCCGCATCGGGCACAAGGCATAA
- a CDS encoding NAD(P)-dependent oxidoreductase, with protein MTRWTGVATCSVIDLMHYFAEPFAQGAPEITLLPPERVDDPRAVDFVLTFNPADDTFTPYPNLRAVFSAGAGTDAIMGCPSLPDVPVHRVEDPDQALQMAGFAAFHVVWHHRRMGDFLAAQNRHDWARRVGDQSPTLRRIGVMGYGLMGRAIANGLAALGYRVTTLSRKRPDPATRGISHMTTDQIDAFLGQTDILINVLPLTPQTTGLLAAPLFAALPQGAALIQLGRGAHLVENDLIAALDSGHLSGASLDVFDTEPLSASSPLWDHPGIFVTPHVASTPQHRAVVENVRRGLGKLDTPVGLQPASASRAT; from the coding sequence ATGACCCGCTGGACCGGCGTTGCGACCTGTTCCGTGATCGACCTGATGCATTATTTCGCAGAACCCTTCGCGCAAGGTGCCCCCGAGATCACGCTGCTGCCACCTGAACGTGTAGACGATCCACGGGCGGTGGACTTTGTGCTGACGTTCAATCCCGCGGATGATACGTTCACGCCCTATCCCAACCTTCGCGCGGTCTTTTCTGCCGGTGCGGGGACGGACGCGATCATGGGCTGTCCGTCTTTGCCTGATGTGCCGGTCCACCGCGTCGAAGACCCCGATCAGGCGCTGCAAATGGCAGGGTTCGCCGCGTTCCATGTGGTCTGGCATCATCGCCGGATGGGCGACTTTCTTGCCGCCCAGAACCGCCACGACTGGGCGCGGCGAGTGGGCGATCAAAGCCCGACGCTGCGGCGCATCGGTGTTATGGGCTATGGTTTGATGGGGCGGGCCATTGCAAACGGTCTGGCGGCCCTTGGCTATCGGGTAACCACCCTGTCGCGCAAGCGGCCCGATCCGGCGACCAGAGGCATCAGCCACATGACCACGGACCAGATCGACGCATTTCTGGGGCAGACAGATATCCTGATCAATGTGCTGCCGCTGACACCTCAGACGACGGGCCTGTTGGCTGCCCCGCTGTTTGCCGCCCTGCCCCAAGGGGCCGCGCTGATCCAGCTGGGGCGTGGCGCGCATCTGGTCGAGAACGACCTGATCGCGGCACTCGACAGTGGCCATCTGTCAGGTGCGTCGCTTGATGTGTTCGACACAGAACCGCTGTCGGCATCCAGCCCGCTGTGGGATCATCCGGGCATCTTCGTCACACCGCATGTCGCCAGCACTCCGCAGCACCGCGCAGTGGTCGAGAATGTGCGACGCGGTCTGGGCAAGCTGGATACGCCCGTCGGGCTTCAGCCCGCTTCGGCCAGCCGCGCCACATAG
- a CDS encoding riboflavin synthase, producing MFTGIITDIGKVVALEHAGDLRARIQTAYDTDGIDMGASIASDGVCLTVVALGDNWYDVDISAETLSKTNLGAWTQGKRVNLERALRVGDELGGHIVSGHVDGVAEVISVVDEGDSTRVQLRAPEALSRFIAPKGSVALNGTSLTVNEVQGDVFGINFIPHTKDMTTWGDVAVGDAVNLEIDTLARYVARLAEAG from the coding sequence ATGTTTACAGGGATCATCACCGATATCGGCAAAGTCGTCGCGTTAGAGCACGCAGGCGACCTGCGGGCGCGGATCCAAACGGCCTATGATACGGACGGCATCGACATGGGCGCCTCTATCGCGTCGGACGGCGTGTGCCTGACTGTCGTGGCGCTGGGCGACAACTGGTATGATGTGGACATCAGTGCCGAGACTCTGTCCAAGACCAATCTTGGTGCATGGACCCAAGGCAAGCGCGTTAATCTGGAACGCGCGTTGCGTGTGGGCGACGAATTGGGCGGGCACATCGTGTCGGGCCATGTGGATGGCGTGGCCGAGGTGATCTCGGTCGTTGACGAGGGCGACAGCACCCGTGTGCAACTGCGCGCGCCCGAGGCGCTGTCGCGGTTTATTGCCCCCAAAGGGTCGGTGGCGCTGAACGGCACATCGCTGACGGTGAACGAGGTGCAGGGTGACGTGTTCGGCATCAACTTTATCCCGCACACCAAGGACATGACCACTTGGGGCGATGTGGCTGTGGGCGATGCGGTCAATCTCGAGATCGACACATTGGCGCGCTATGTGGCGCGGCTGGCCGAAGCGGGCTGA